In Tepidisphaeraceae bacterium, a single window of DNA contains:
- the urtE gene encoding urea ABC transporter ATP-binding subunit UrtE: MLEVKDLNVAYGQSEIIHNMSFGVKKGETLAIMGRNGMGKTTLMKSVIGVLKSRSGSIELDGREVGKMDSWKRVKHGLAFVPQGRQIFSLMTVEDNIKAGLETVRPKRIPDYIYDLFPVLKDMRKRRGGNLSGGQQQQLAIARALVSNPKVLLLDEPTEGIQPSIIKDIARALNEIKKMRDVTIIVSEQVLSFTLEVADRLLVVETGKIVHEDLRAQVNEAKIAKYLSV, encoded by the coding sequence ATGCTGGAAGTGAAAGACCTGAACGTCGCCTACGGCCAGAGCGAGATCATCCACAACATGTCGTTCGGCGTGAAGAAGGGCGAGACGCTCGCGATCATGGGGCGCAACGGCATGGGCAAGACCACGCTGATGAAGTCGGTCATCGGCGTGCTGAAGAGCCGTTCCGGCTCCATCGAACTCGACGGTCGCGAGGTGGGGAAGATGGACAGCTGGAAACGTGTGAAGCACGGCCTAGCCTTCGTGCCGCAGGGCCGGCAGATCTTCTCGCTGATGACGGTCGAGGACAACATCAAGGCCGGACTAGAAACGGTTCGGCCGAAGCGCATCCCCGACTACATTTACGACCTGTTCCCCGTGCTGAAAGACATGCGCAAACGCCGCGGCGGCAACCTGTCGGGTGGCCAGCAGCAACAGCTGGCTATCGCGCGGGCGCTGGTCAGCAATCCTAAAGTGCTATTGCTGGACGAACCGACCGAGGGCATCCAGCCGTCGATCATCAAGGACATCGCCCGGGCGCTGAACGAGATCAAGAAGATGCGCGACGTCACGATCATCGTGTCGGAACAGGTGCTGAGCTTCACGCTTGAGGTGGCCGACCGATTGCTGGTGGTGGAGACCGGCAAGATCGTTCATGAAGACCTGCGGGCGCAGGTGAACGAGGCGAAGATCGCGAAGTATCTGTCGGTGTAG
- the urtB gene encoding urea ABC transporter permease subunit UrtB, with protein sequence MMHMMLPMLAQTSWDEYKAIFLMQGFAGLSLFSVFLLMSLGLAIIFGQMRVINMAHGEFLTLGAYVTAIMSTFVMESFPDFMPYYFPLAVVGAFVAAFIVGYLVEFSLIRHLYNRPLDTLLATWGVSMVMQECFRQLFGARETSATLPDWLMGSWAPTEQIDIPLNGLLMLGMSIGMLLLVYLLLYRSRWGLRVRATTMNRAMAGAVGINTKRTDRVTFALGCGIAGIAGAGFTTIGSVSPTAGSAYIVDTFIVVVFGGAGSLIGTLISAFAIGQAQSILEFFLTGVLAKVFVLLAVIVILMMRPQGLFAQKVRR encoded by the coding sequence ATGATGCACATGATGCTCCCAATGCTCGCGCAGACGAGCTGGGATGAGTACAAGGCGATCTTCCTCATGCAGGGGTTCGCGGGGCTGAGCCTCTTCTCGGTCTTCCTGCTGATGTCGCTGGGGCTGGCGATCATCTTCGGCCAGATGCGCGTCATCAACATGGCCCACGGTGAGTTCCTGACGCTCGGCGCGTACGTGACGGCGATCATGTCGACGTTCGTCATGGAATCGTTCCCCGACTTCATGCCGTACTACTTCCCACTGGCGGTGGTGGGCGCGTTCGTCGCGGCGTTCATCGTCGGCTACCTGGTTGAGTTCTCGCTGATCCGCCACCTCTACAACCGCCCGCTCGACACGCTGCTGGCGACGTGGGGCGTGAGCATGGTGATGCAGGAATGCTTCCGCCAGCTCTTCGGCGCCCGCGAGACGTCGGCGACGCTGCCGGACTGGCTCATGGGCTCGTGGGCGCCGACCGAGCAGATCGACATCCCGCTGAACGGCCTGCTGATGCTCGGCATGTCGATCGGCATGCTGCTGTTGGTCTACCTGCTGCTGTACCGCTCGCGCTGGGGCCTGCGCGTGCGGGCGACCACGATGAACCGCGCGATGGCGGGCGCCGTCGGCATCAACACGAAGCGCACCGACCGTGTGACCTTCGCCCTGGGCTGCGGCATCGCGGGCATCGCCGGGGCGGGCTTCACGACGATCGGGTCCGTCTCACCGACGGCCGGCAGCGCGTACATCGTCGACACGTTCATCGTCGTGGTCTTCGGTGGGGCGGGCAGCCTGATCGGCACGCTGATCTCGGCCTTCGCGATCGGGCAGGCGCAGTCGATCCTCGAGTTCTTCCTGACCGGTGTGCTGGCGAAGGTCTTCGTGCTGCTGGCGGTCATCGTCATCCTGATGATGCGCCCGCAGGGCCTGTTCGCCCAGAAGGTTCGCCGCTGA
- the urtC gene encoding urea ABC transporter permease subunit UrtC: MSKFYNVFLGGKSGAIGLGILAALLLVVFPMALDVFRLNLMAKYLSYAFVAIGLVVCWGHGGILSLGQGVFWGLGGYCIAAFLKLEAARNIALEATSDQMKALTTLGLPDFMDWNQITELPWFWYGFKSLPVSIILMFVVPSVLAYLLGTAIFKRRVAGVYFAIITQALAWIMEMLFVTRQGWTGGINGITDLRTMWGWDIRTTSAQYTLYFTTSVLLLACILVCRGILNSKLGRLLVALRDEEDRVRFSGYDAANIKRFAFVVAAIISALGGGLFVMNVGFMSPKLVTIEPSIYMVIFCAVGGRMSLIGAVYGALVVQFGRTWFSEQYPAMWYFLMGGVFIVVTRYFPNGLAGIYDDYVAPLFKKLGSRRPKAVASGFDSTAPAIVPNTVNTTGN; encoded by the coding sequence ATGAGCAAGTTCTACAACGTGTTCCTCGGTGGCAAGAGCGGCGCGATCGGCCTCGGCATCCTGGCGGCGCTGCTGCTGGTGGTCTTCCCGATGGCGCTCGACGTCTTCCGCCTGAACCTGATGGCCAAGTACCTCAGTTACGCGTTCGTCGCCATCGGGCTGGTCGTCTGCTGGGGGCACGGCGGCATCCTCAGCCTCGGCCAGGGCGTCTTCTGGGGGCTGGGCGGTTACTGCATCGCCGCCTTCCTGAAGCTCGAAGCGGCCCGCAACATCGCGTTGGAGGCGACCAGTGATCAGATGAAGGCGCTGACGACCCTCGGCCTGCCCGACTTCATGGACTGGAACCAGATTACCGAGCTGCCCTGGTTCTGGTACGGCTTCAAGAGCCTGCCGGTCTCGATCATCCTGATGTTCGTCGTGCCGTCGGTGCTGGCCTACCTGCTGGGCACCGCGATCTTCAAGCGCCGCGTGGCGGGCGTGTACTTCGCGATCATCACGCAGGCGCTGGCGTGGATCATGGAGATGCTCTTCGTCACCCGCCAGGGGTGGACGGGCGGCATCAACGGCATCACCGATCTGCGCACGATGTGGGGGTGGGACATCCGCACCACGTCCGCCCAGTACACGCTGTACTTCACCACGAGCGTTCTGCTGCTGGCGTGCATCCTGGTCTGCCGTGGCATTTTGAACAGCAAGCTGGGGCGCCTGCTGGTGGCGCTGCGGGACGAAGAGGATCGCGTGCGGTTCAGCGGCTACGACGCCGCCAACATCAAGCGCTTCGCGTTCGTGGTGGCGGCCATCATCTCGGCGCTCGGTGGGGGGCTGTTCGTGATGAACGTCGGCTTCATGTCGCCGAAGCTGGTGACGATCGAACCGTCGATCTACATGGTCATCTTCTGCGCGGTCGGGGGGCGCATGTCGCTGATCGGCGCCGTTTACGGTGCGCTGGTGGTGCAGTTCGGGCGCACGTGGTTTTCTGAACAGTACCCGGCGATGTGGTACTTTCTGATGGGCGGCGTGTTCATCGTCGTCACGCGGTACTTCCCCAACGGGCTGGCCGGCATTTACGACGACTACGTCGCGCCGCTGTTCAAGAAGCTCGGCAGCCGCCGACCGAAGGCCGTCGCCAGCGGCTTCGATAGCACCGCGCCGGCCATCGTCCCCAACACCGTCAACACTACCGGGAACTAA
- the urtD gene encoding urea ABC transporter ATP-binding protein UrtD, producing MGNRSSYALGIEHLTVSFDGFKAVDDLTFYVEQHEVRVVIGPNGAGKTTLLDLICGKTRATGGSVMFKNQELLGKAEQNIVKMGVSRKFQTPSIYPKLTVFENLELSHPTGRTVMGSLFFARTAEIKNRVEEVAREIYLADMLHTRGELLSHGQKQWLEIGMLLIADPELVMLDEPVAGMSVRERQQTAELLRRICSGRVVLVIEHDMNFVREIAHKVTVMHQGKLLAEGSMDEVQNNEKVIEVYLGH from the coding sequence ATGGGCAACCGAAGCAGCTACGCGCTCGGCATCGAGCACCTCACCGTCTCGTTCGACGGCTTCAAAGCGGTCGACGATCTCACGTTCTACGTTGAACAGCACGAGGTGCGCGTCGTCATCGGCCCCAACGGCGCCGGGAAGACGACGCTCCTGGATCTCATCTGCGGCAAGACCCGCGCCACGGGGGGCAGCGTGATGTTCAAGAACCAGGAATTGCTGGGCAAGGCCGAGCAGAACATCGTGAAGATGGGCGTCAGCCGGAAGTTCCAGACGCCGTCGATCTACCCGAAGCTGACGGTCTTCGAGAACCTCGAGCTGTCGCACCCCACCGGCCGCACGGTGATGGGCTCGCTCTTCTTCGCCCGCACCGCCGAGATCAAGAACCGCGTGGAAGAGGTCGCGCGGGAAATATACCTCGCCGACATGCTGCACACGCGCGGCGAACTGCTGAGCCACGGGCAGAAGCAGTGGCTGGAGATCGGCATGCTGCTGATCGCCGACCCGGAACTGGTAATGCTGGACGAACCCGTCGCCGGCATGAGCGTCCGCGAGCGTCAGCAGACCGCCGAGCTGCTGCGGCGCATCTGCAGCGGCCGCGTGGTGCTGGTGATCGAGCACGACATGAACTTCGTTCGCGAGATCGCCCACAAGGTCACCGTGATGCACCAGGGCAAGCTGCTGGCCGAGGGCAGCATGGATGAGGTGCAGAACAACGAGAAGGTGATCGAGGTTTACTTGGGACATTAG
- a CDS encoding zinc ribbon domain-containing protein, translating into MPLYEYECESCGCFELFRPISQASRSATCPACEESAARVWTAPAVRSMSPLGRQAAERNEKSSHSPHVCRTGCGCNGRKKKPATSTAVLEKTGRQQRQVYKGARPWVIEH; encoded by the coding sequence ATGCCCCTGTACGAGTACGAATGCGAATCCTGCGGCTGCTTCGAACTGTTCCGCCCCATCAGTCAGGCAAGCCGGTCGGCAACGTGCCCGGCGTGCGAAGAATCAGCGGCCCGTGTATGGACGGCGCCGGCGGTGCGATCGATGTCGCCGTTGGGTCGGCAGGCGGCCGAGCGGAACGAGAAGAGCAGCCATTCACCGCACGTTTGTAGGACGGGGTGCGGTTGCAATGGTCGCAAGAAGAAGCCGGCCACCAGCACCGCGGTGCTGGAGAAGACGGGTCGCCAGCAACGGCAGGTTTACAAAGGTGCTCGACCGTGGGTGATCGAGCACTAG
- the urtA gene encoding urea ABC transporter substrate-binding protein yields MRFTSALKDCVARWATNHYGKAVLAATLAIAPMSATAQMMPTAEVNTTGLAITDTEVTVGQLHSTTGTMAISETGSVWAEQLAIEQINAAGGVLGRQIKIIQEDGASDWPTFAEKAKKLLINDKVATVFGCWTSASRKAVLPIFEKENGMLYYPTFYEGLEASKNVIYTGQEATQQIIYGLDWAHKEKGSKTFFLIGSDYIWPRTSNKIARIHIERFLQGCKVVGEEYYPLGHTNFGSLINKVKLAKPDCIYSIVVGGSNVSWYKQLKAAGITGESLARKNQILLTISTTEDEILGIGGENVKGFYACMKYFQSLDNENNKKFVEAFKARWGKDAVIGDVTQAAYLGPWLWKLTVEKAGSFDVDKIAAASTGVEFKEAPEGYVRIHENHHLWSKARIGEMQADGQFKLIAESADLIEPNPFPKGYQ; encoded by the coding sequence ATGCGTTTTACGTCCGCACTCAAAGACTGCGTCGCCCGCTGGGCGACCAACCACTACGGAAAGGCCGTGCTCGCGGCGACGTTGGCGATCGCGCCGATGTCGGCCACGGCCCAGATGATGCCGACCGCCGAGGTGAACACCACCGGTCTGGCGATCACCGATACGGAAGTGACCGTCGGTCAGCTGCACTCGACCACCGGCACGATGGCGATCAGCGAGACCGGGTCGGTCTGGGCCGAGCAACTGGCGATCGAGCAGATCAACGCCGCGGGTGGCGTGCTGGGCCGGCAGATCAAGATCATTCAGGAGGACGGCGCCAGCGACTGGCCGACGTTCGCCGAGAAGGCCAAGAAGCTGCTGATCAACGACAAGGTCGCGACCGTCTTCGGTTGCTGGACCAGCGCCAGCCGCAAGGCCGTGCTGCCGATCTTCGAGAAGGAGAACGGCATGCTGTACTACCCCACGTTCTACGAGGGCCTGGAGGCCTCGAAGAACGTGATCTACACCGGTCAGGAGGCCACGCAGCAGATCATTTACGGCTTGGATTGGGCCCACAAGGAGAAGGGTTCCAAGACGTTCTTCCTGATCGGCTCGGACTACATCTGGCCGCGCACCAGCAACAAGATCGCCCGCATCCACATCGAGCGTTTCCTGCAGGGGTGCAAGGTGGTGGGCGAGGAATACTACCCGCTCGGCCACACGAACTTCGGCTCGCTGATCAACAAGGTGAAGCTGGCCAAGCCCGACTGCATCTACTCGATCGTCGTCGGTGGCTCGAACGTCAGCTGGTACAAGCAGCTGAAGGCCGCAGGCATCACCGGTGAGTCGCTGGCCAGGAAGAACCAGATCCTGCTGACGATCTCGACGACCGAGGACGAGATTCTCGGCATCGGTGGCGAGAACGTGAAGGGCTTCTACGCCTGCATGAAGTACTTCCAAAGCCTGGACAACGAGAACAACAAGAAGTTCGTCGAGGCCTTCAAGGCCCGATGGGGCAAGGACGCGGTCATCGGCGACGTGACGCAGGCCGCGTACCTGGGGCCGTGGCTGTGGAAGTTGACGGTCGAGAAGGCCGGCAGCTTCGACGTCGACAAGATCGCCGCCGCGTCGACCGGGGTGGAGTTCAAGGAAGCGCCCGAGGGGTACGTGCGCATCCACGAGAACCATCACCTGTGGTCGAAGGCCCGCATTGGTGAGATGCAGGCGGACGGTCAGTTCAAGCTGATCGCCGAGTCGGCCGACCTGATCGAGCCGAACCCGTTCCCGAAGGGGTATCAGTAA
- a CDS encoding DUF6717 family protein: MANAILIIQPYWSAGTWVFDDPATGLVREPFVCGIPEMIDRIVAAAGIANARTGFRLLFSEKPFPGHQAAFARSRTEHGGTWYRDEGTGAEGWLCPALFKYFDAAPQNLYARAEPIND, encoded by the coding sequence ATGGCGAACGCAATCCTGATCATTCAGCCGTACTGGTCGGCGGGCACGTGGGTGTTCGATGATCCCGCGACCGGACTCGTGCGCGAGCCGTTCGTGTGCGGCATCCCTGAGATGATCGACCGCATCGTCGCCGCCGCGGGCATCGCCAACGCCCGCACGGGCTTTCGGCTGCTGTTCAGCGAGAAGCCCTTCCCGGGCCATCAGGCCGCCTTTGCCCGCTCCCGGACCGAGCATGGCGGCACCTGGTATCGCGATGAAGGCACCGGCGCTGAAGGATGGCTCTGCCCTGCATTATTCAAATACTTCGATGCGGCTCCGCAGAACCTGTACGCACGTGCAGAACCGATCAACGATTGA
- the ilvC gene encoding ketol-acid reductoisomerase produces MAEPLKMVYEKDAPIDALKGKTVAIIGFGSQGHAHGLNLRESGVKVIVANRRDSANGRLAIENGFEPVSVADATKQADLIIITLPDEVQPEVWNASIAPNLKPTTAIGVTHGFNVHFKTIVPPTQNDVLLVAPKGPGHLVRSEFVKGGGVPCLLAIHQDATGNARKIGLAWARGIGGARSGIIETTFKDECETDLFGEQAVLCGGLSALIKAGFETLTEAGYPPEMAYFECMHEVKLIVDLMYVGGLDYMRYSISNTAEWGDLVTGPRIITEETKKEMRKVLAEIQDGTFARNFRAEYEGGMKNFKRLYEADNNHPVEVTGRKLRAMMPWLNAKTPPTA; encoded by the coding sequence ATGGCTGAGCCGCTCAAGATGGTGTACGAAAAAGACGCCCCGATCGATGCCCTGAAGGGCAAGACCGTGGCAATCATTGGTTTTGGCAGCCAGGGCCACGCCCATGGGCTGAACCTGCGTGAGAGCGGCGTAAAGGTGATCGTCGCCAACCGCCGCGATTCGGCTAATGGTCGCCTGGCGATCGAGAACGGCTTTGAGCCCGTCAGCGTCGCCGACGCCACCAAGCAGGCTGACCTGATCATCATCACCCTGCCCGACGAGGTGCAGCCGGAGGTGTGGAACGCCAGCATCGCGCCCAACCTGAAGCCCACGACCGCCATCGGTGTGACGCACGGCTTCAACGTGCACTTTAAGACGATCGTGCCGCCGACGCAGAACGACGTGCTGCTGGTGGCCCCCAAGGGCCCCGGGCACCTCGTGCGGTCGGAGTTCGTGAAGGGTGGCGGCGTGCCCTGCCTGCTGGCCATCCACCAGGACGCCACCGGCAACGCCCGCAAGATCGGCCTCGCCTGGGCGCGCGGCATCGGTGGCGCCCGCAGCGGCATCATCGAGACGACGTTCAAGGATGAGTGCGAGACCGACCTGTTCGGCGAACAAGCCGTGCTGTGCGGCGGCCTGTCGGCCCTCATCAAGGCGGGCTTTGAAACGCTGACCGAAGCTGGCTACCCGCCGGAGATGGCCTACTTCGAGTGCATGCACGAGGTGAAGCTGATCGTCGACCTGATGTACGTCGGCGGCCTCGACTACATGCGTTACAGCATCAGCAACACCGCCGAATGGGGCGATCTGGTCACCGGCCCGCGCATCATCACCGAAGAGACGAAGAAGGAGATGCGCAAGGTGCTGGCCGAGATTCAGGACGGCACGTTCGCCAGGAACTTCCGCGCCGAATACGAAGGCGGCATGAAGAACTTCAAGCGCCTCTACGAAGCCGACAACAATCACCCGGTTGAAGTCACCGGCCGCAAGCTGCGCGCCATGATGCCCTGGCTGAACGCCAAGACGCCCCCGACGGCGTAA
- a CDS encoding DNA topoisomerase IV subunit B: protein MTATATYNASSIQVLEGLEPVRKRPGMYIGGTGAAGLHHLVWEIFDNSVDEAMNGHADEITVTLHKDGSSVTVSDNGRGIPVDPHPTHKKPALEIILCTLHAGGKFDNGGQGNYKTSGGLHGVGASVVNALSTKLVATVRRDGAEWQMEFSQGKPQGKIKKLGAARGTGTSIFFHPDSQIFPRTEFNPETIRERLEISSYIHKGLKVTWIDEVNGKKEVFHHEEGILAFMKKILVEKNAKPVHEQPFVYDKSNGIRIEMCFSWTEHTEELLKSYVNGITTSSGGTHENGLRAGVSKAIRNYIETHNLTPRGVTLAVEDIREGVIGVLSIFIEEPQFQGQTKDRLNNPEVQGQVDAAVRPALEHWLNNNRSVAETIVNRIIIAARAREASRAASASISRKTATQGRLSLPGKLADCSSNNRAETELFIVEGDSAGGSAKQGRDRNKQAILPLRGKVLNTEGQSLGKVLENKEIADLVTALGCGAGADCDPNKLRYQRLVLLADADSDGHHITTLLLTFIFRHMRPLIDAGRVYLALPPLYRIDIGKETFWAADEADKARILKQHVKGNAKPEITRFKGLGEMMPKVLWETTLNPKTRRLLRVEIADALATDRVINELMGKDASARFRFIMDRAEEADELDV, encoded by the coding sequence ATGACCGCAACTGCAACGTACAACGCCAGCAGCATTCAGGTTCTTGAGGGTCTCGAACCGGTGCGCAAGCGGCCGGGGATGTACATCGGCGGCACCGGGGCGGCGGGGTTGCATCATCTCGTCTGGGAGATTTTTGATAACAGCGTCGACGAGGCGATGAATGGGCATGCGGACGAGATCACCGTCACGCTGCACAAGGACGGCAGTTCGGTCACCGTCAGCGACAATGGCCGGGGGATTCCGGTCGATCCGCACCCGACGCACAAGAAGCCGGCGCTGGAGATCATCCTCTGCACGCTGCACGCGGGTGGTAAGTTCGATAACGGCGGGCAGGGCAACTACAAGACCAGCGGCGGGCTGCACGGCGTGGGCGCGTCGGTCGTGAACGCGCTCAGCACGAAACTCGTGGCCACCGTTCGCCGCGATGGCGCGGAATGGCAGATGGAGTTCAGCCAGGGCAAGCCGCAGGGCAAGATTAAGAAGCTGGGGGCGGCGCGCGGCACGGGCACGTCGATCTTCTTCCATCCTGATTCGCAGATCTTCCCGCGCACCGAATTCAACCCTGAAACGATCCGCGAGCGCCTGGAGATCAGCAGCTACATCCACAAGGGGCTGAAGGTCACGTGGATTGATGAAGTGAACGGCAAGAAGGAGGTCTTCCATCATGAGGAAGGCATTCTCGCGTTCATGAAGAAGATTCTGGTCGAGAAGAACGCGAAGCCGGTGCATGAACAGCCGTTCGTTTACGACAAGAGCAACGGCATTCGCATCGAGATGTGCTTCAGCTGGACCGAGCACACCGAAGAACTGCTGAAAAGCTACGTGAACGGCATCACCACCAGCAGCGGCGGCACGCACGAGAACGGCCTGCGGGCCGGGGTGAGCAAGGCGATCCGCAATTACATCGAGACGCACAACCTGACGCCGCGCGGCGTTACGCTGGCGGTGGAGGACATCCGCGAGGGCGTGATCGGCGTGCTCAGCATCTTCATCGAAGAGCCGCAGTTTCAGGGGCAGACGAAGGACCGGCTGAACAACCCCGAGGTGCAGGGGCAGGTGGATGCGGCCGTGCGACCGGCGCTGGAACATTGGTTGAACAACAACCGGAGCGTGGCGGAGACGATCGTCAACCGGATCATCATCGCGGCGCGTGCGCGCGAAGCCAGCCGGGCCGCCAGCGCGAGCATTAGTCGTAAGACGGCGACGCAGGGGCGACTGAGTTTGCCGGGTAAATTGGCCGACTGCAGCAGCAACAACCGGGCCGAGACGGAGTTGTTCATTGTCGAAGGCGACAGCGCCGGCGGCAGCGCCAAGCAGGGCCGGGATAGAAATAAGCAGGCCATTTTGCCACTGCGCGGCAAGGTGCTGAACACGGAGGGCCAGTCGCTCGGCAAGGTGCTGGAGAACAAGGAAATCGCCGACCTCGTGACGGCCCTGGGCTGCGGCGCTGGGGCGGATTGCGATCCGAACAAGCTGCGCTACCAGCGCCTCGTGCTCTTGGCCGACGCCGACAGCGACGGGCACCACATCACGACGCTGCTGCTGACGTTCATCTTTCGCCACATGCGCCCGTTGATCGACGCAGGGCGGGTCTACCTCGCCCTGCCGCCGCTCTACCGCATCGACATCGGCAAGGAAACTTTCTGGGCCGCCGACGAGGCCGACAAGGCCCGCATCCTCAAGCAGCACGTCAAGGGCAACGCCAAGCCGGAAATTACCCGCTTCAAGGGCCTGGGCGAGATGATGCCCAAGGTGCTGTGGGAGACGACCCTGAACCCCAAGACCCGCCGGCTGCTGCGCGTGGAGATCGCCGACGCGCTGGCGACCGATCGCGTGATCAACGAACTGATGGGCAAGGACGCGTCCGCCCGTTTCCGGTTTATCATGGACCGTGCGGAAGAGGCGGATGAGTTGGACGTGTAG
- a CDS encoding phytanoyl-CoA dioxygenase family protein, with the protein MPISSSFMSDGYWVTPPLISDRELGDLRIAADRLFAAAGGAKAGLRDPVSQEPLFSQLAKCESVVGLVEPIIGRGPFVVRSVLFDKTPEANWDVVWHQDVTITVKERADVEGYGPWSTKAGQPNVQPPAAVLEGMVTVRLHLDDCGETNGPLLVVPGSHRSGIIDVRTLDTAGCDERAVRCCAEAGAALVMRPLLLHASRKSQVASHRRVLHLDFAATALPEPLRWTTNTAPDNSSQLATAHPAPSAPRSAP; encoded by the coding sequence ATGCCAATCAGTTCGTCATTCATGTCCGACGGATACTGGGTCACCCCACCGCTCATATCTGATCGTGAACTCGGCGATCTCCGCATCGCTGCAGACCGTCTGTTCGCGGCAGCGGGCGGCGCAAAGGCCGGGCTGAGAGATCCGGTTTCACAGGAGCCGCTGTTCAGCCAACTTGCGAAATGTGAATCCGTAGTGGGCCTGGTCGAGCCGATCATTGGCCGCGGTCCGTTCGTCGTCCGATCAGTTCTGTTCGACAAGACGCCCGAGGCAAACTGGGACGTCGTCTGGCACCAGGACGTGACCATTACGGTGAAGGAACGGGCGGACGTTGAGGGTTATGGGCCATGGTCGACCAAAGCCGGCCAGCCAAACGTGCAACCGCCGGCGGCCGTGTTGGAAGGCATGGTCACCGTTCGCCTGCATCTCGATGACTGCGGGGAGACGAACGGTCCACTGCTGGTGGTGCCGGGGTCGCACCGCAGCGGCATCATCGACGTGCGGACGCTGGACACAGCGGGCTGCGACGAGCGGGCAGTACGGTGTTGCGCCGAAGCCGGCGCGGCACTGGTAATGCGGCCGCTCCTGCTGCATGCGTCGCGCAAGTCGCAGGTAGCCAGTCATCGGCGGGTGCTGCATTTAGATTTCGCCGCCACCGCGTTGCCGGAACCGCTCCGCTGGACGACAAATACGGCTCCAGACAACTCATCGCAATTGGCGACGGCCCACCCCGCGCCGTCAGCCCCAAGGTCAGCCCCATGA
- the fmdA gene encoding formamidase: protein MKTLIKIDVSTPPEKQDVLHNRWHPDIPIVEWVNPGDEFRIECVDWTGGQIKDDDSATDIKVVDLSKVHYLTGPVGVRGAEPGDLLVVDLLDVGVLPDSQWGFTGIFDKKNGGGFLDEHYPDARKACWNFSGIYANSRHIPKVEFAGIMHPGLIGCLPSHAELAKWNKREKELYDTNPTRVPALATLPYAETAHMGRLQGDARKKAALEGARTVPPREHGGNCDIKNLTRGSKVYFPVYQSGGGLSMGDLHFSQGDGEITFCGAIEMAGYLDLRVNVIKGGMAKYGILNPIFELSSLQPSYSNYLVFEGISVDEKGKQYYLDPHVAYRQACLNAINYLKKFGYTGEQVYAILGTAPVEGRISGIVDIPNACATLAIPTEIFKFDVRPNAEGPIKMLDGSVDLAKAD from the coding sequence ATGAAGACACTGATCAAGATCGATGTCAGCACCCCACCCGAGAAGCAGGACGTCCTGCACAACCGCTGGCATCCAGACATCCCGATCGTCGAATGGGTGAACCCCGGCGACGAGTTCCGCATCGAGTGCGTCGACTGGACCGGTGGGCAGATCAAGGACGACGACTCGGCGACCGACATCAAGGTCGTCGACCTCTCCAAGGTCCACTACCTCACCGGGCCGGTCGGTGTGCGTGGGGCTGAGCCGGGCGACCTGCTCGTCGTCGACCTGCTGGACGTCGGCGTGCTGCCGGACTCGCAGTGGGGCTTCACCGGCATCTTCGACAAGAAGAACGGCGGCGGCTTCCTCGACGAGCACTACCCCGACGCGCGCAAGGCCTGCTGGAACTTCAGCGGCATCTACGCCAACTCGCGCCACATCCCGAAGGTGGAGTTCGCCGGCATCATGCACCCGGGCCTCATCGGTTGCCTGCCGTCGCACGCCGAGTTGGCCAAGTGGAACAAGCGCGAGAAGGAACTGTACGACACGAACCCCACGCGCGTGCCCGCGCTCGCCACGCTCCCCTACGCCGAGACCGCCCACATGGGCCGCCTGCAAGGCGACGCCCGGAAGAAGGCGGCGCTCGAAGGCGCCCGCACCGTGCCGCCGCGCGAGCATGGCGGCAACTGCGACATCAAGAACCTCACGCGCGGCTCGAAGGTCTACTTCCCCGTCTATCAGTCCGGCGGTGGCCTGTCGATGGGCGACCTCCACTTCTCGCAAGGCGACGGTGAGATCACCTTCTGCGGCGCCATCGAGATGGCCGGCTATCTCGACCTTCGCGTAAACGTCATCAAGGGAGGCATGGCCAAGTACGGCATCCTCAACCCCATCTTTGAACTGAGCTCGCTACAGCCAAGCTATTCGAACTATCTGGTGTTCGAGGGCATCTCCGTCGACGAGAAGGGCAAGCAGTACTACCTGGACCCGCACGTCGCCTACCGCCAGGCTTGCCTGAACGCCATCAACTACCTGAAGAAGTTCGGCTACACCGGCGAACAGGTCTACGCGATCCTGGGCACGGCACCGGTCGAGGGCCGCATCAGCGGCATCGTCGACATTCCCAATGCGTGCGCGACGTTGGCGATCCCCACGGAGATCTTCAAGTTCGACGTCAGACCGAACGCCGAGGGGCCGATCAAGATGCTGGACGGTTCGGTCGACCTGGCGAAGGCGGATTAA